A portion of the Glycine max cultivar Williams 82 chromosome 10, Glycine_max_v4.0, whole genome shotgun sequence genome contains these proteins:
- the LOC100805011 gene encoding uncharacterized protein, whose product MPSRNSAKTPKKDGNNSNSSLSSLENNFYEGERLTNLLQSIRRGIQSARHLDGSSLPEKIWLKQQFSIGVNDVTRVLERMKPCTELESSTELISLRSNHTASSVKLQAVLVASDCNPRWLTKHLLSLASSRNVPLVFVRDTKQGSLRLGELVQLKTAIAIGIKVKGSTINKIIQQVIQGDGFELSPEG is encoded by the exons ATGCCGAGTAGGAATAGTGCCAAAACTCCAAAGAAGGATGGAAACAACTCAAATTCCAGtctttcttctctagaaaaTAA TTTCTATGAAGGAGAACGTCTCACCAATTTGCTCCAATCAATCCGTAG GGGGATCCAATCTGCAAGACATTTGGATGGAAGTTCCTTGCCAGAGAAGATATGGTTAAAG CAACAATTTTCTATTGGGGTCAATGATGTAACTCGTGTCCTTGAGCGCATGAAACCTTGCACGGAGTTAGAAAGCTCTACTGAACTCATCTCTTTGAGAAGCAACCATACAGCATCTTCAGTTAAGCTTCAG GCTGTGCTTGTAGCTTCTGACTGTAACCCACGTTGGCTGACGAAACATCTCCTAAGTTTGGCTTCATCAAGGAATGTGCCCCTGGTATTTGTTAGAGATACTAAACAAGGTTCTTTGAGACTAGGTGAACTTGTGCAATTAAAAACGGCCATTGCTATCGGAATTAAG GTTAAAGGAAGcaccataaataaaattattcagcAAGTTATTCAAGGCGATGGATTTGAACTTTCACCTGAAGGGTAA